One Paenibacillus riograndensis SBR5 DNA segment encodes these proteins:
- the groL gene encoding chaperonin GroEL (60 kDa chaperone family; promotes refolding of misfolded polypeptides especially under stressful conditions; forms two stacked rings of heptamers to form a barrel-shaped 14mer; ends can be capped by GroES; misfolded proteins enter the barrel where they are refolded when GroES binds) has protein sequence MAKEIKFSEDARRAMLRGVDALANAVKVTLGPKGRNVVLEKKFGSPLITNDGVTIAKEIELEDAFENMGAQLVKEVATKTNDVAGDGTTTATVLAQAMIREGLKNVTAGANPMVIRKGIDKAVKAAVTELQNIAKPIEDSQAIAQVAAISAADDEVGKLIAEAMEKVGKDGVITVEESRGFLTELEVVEGMQFDRGYISPYMITDTDKMEAVLENPYILITDKKISSTQEILPLLEKIVQQARPLVIIAEDIEGEAQAMLIVNKLRGTFNAVAVKAPGFGDRREAMLQDIAALTGGQVITEKLGLDLKSTSVEQLGNARQVRVTKENTTIVDGSGDKADINARVSQIRAQLEETTSEFDKEKLQERLAKLAGGVAVVKVGAATETELKERKLRIEDALNATRAAVEEGIVSGGGTALVNVYNAVAAVDVTGDEKTGVNIVLRALEEPIRTIAANAGQEGSVIVDRLKKESIGIGYNAATGEWVNMFEAGIVDPAKVTRSALQNAASVAAMFLTTEAVIADKPEPEKPSMPDMGGMGGMGGMM, from the coding sequence ATGGCAAAAGAAATTAAATTCAGTGAAGATGCCCGCCGCGCAATGCTGCGTGGGGTTGATGCTTTGGCAAATGCCGTAAAAGTTACACTCGGACCAAAAGGCCGCAACGTGGTGCTGGAGAAGAAATTCGGCAGCCCGCTGATCACTAACGACGGTGTAACCATCGCCAAAGAAATTGAACTGGAAGATGCTTTTGAGAACATGGGCGCACAGCTCGTGAAAGAAGTAGCTACCAAAACCAACGATGTAGCCGGTGACGGAACTACAACTGCAACTGTTCTGGCTCAAGCGATGATCCGCGAAGGTCTGAAGAACGTAACTGCAGGCGCGAACCCGATGGTTATCCGCAAAGGGATCGACAAAGCGGTTAAAGCAGCTGTAACTGAACTGCAAAACATCGCTAAGCCAATCGAAGATTCCCAGGCGATCGCTCAGGTAGCGGCTATCTCCGCTGCTGACGACGAAGTGGGCAAGCTGATTGCGGAAGCTATGGAAAAAGTGGGCAAAGACGGCGTTATCACCGTTGAAGAATCCCGCGGCTTCCTGACTGAGCTTGAAGTGGTAGAAGGTATGCAGTTCGACCGCGGCTACATTTCCCCGTACATGATCACGGACACGGACAAAATGGAAGCTGTTCTGGAGAACCCGTACATCCTGATCACCGATAAGAAAATCAGCAGCACCCAGGAAATCCTGCCACTGCTGGAGAAGATCGTTCAACAGGCGCGTCCGCTCGTAATCATCGCTGAAGATATCGAAGGCGAAGCTCAAGCGATGCTGATCGTGAACAAACTGCGCGGAACCTTCAACGCTGTAGCGGTGAAAGCTCCTGGCTTCGGCGACCGCCGTGAAGCTATGCTGCAGGATATCGCTGCTCTGACCGGAGGCCAAGTCATTACTGAGAAGCTCGGTCTTGATCTGAAGAGCACTTCTGTGGAACAACTGGGTAACGCCCGTCAAGTGCGCGTAACCAAAGAAAATACAACCATCGTAGACGGCAGCGGCGACAAAGCGGACATCAATGCACGCGTAAGCCAAATCCGTGCCCAATTGGAAGAAACCACTTCCGAGTTCGACAAAGAAAAACTGCAGGAACGCCTGGCTAAGCTTGCTGGCGGCGTAGCCGTTGTCAAAGTCGGCGCTGCAACTGAAACTGAACTGAAAGAGCGTAAACTGCGCATCGAAGACGCCCTGAACGCAACCCGCGCTGCGGTTGAAGAAGGTATCGTATCCGGTGGGGGTACAGCTCTTGTGAATGTATACAACGCTGTTGCGGCTGTAGACGTAACTGGCGATGAGAAGACAGGTGTGAACATCGTGCTGCGCGCTCTGGAAGAGCCAATCCGCACGATCGCAGCTAATGCAGGACAAGAAGGTTCCGTTATCGTGGACCGTCTGAAAAAAGAATCCATCGGCATCGGCTACAACGCTGCTACCGGTGAATGGGTGAACATGTTTGAAGCCGGAATCGTTGACCCTGCCAAGGTAACACGCTCCGCGCTGCAGAACGCAGCTTCCGTAGCTGCGATGTTCCTGACTACCGAAGCGGTTATCGCTGACAAGCCTGAGCCTGAAAAACCAAGTATGCCTGATATGGGCGGCATGGGTGGCATGGGCGGCATGATGTAA
- a CDS encoding ammonium transporter, producing the protein MNVTLESLGGGVDTIWVVLSAAMILLMEGGFALLEAGFVRYKNSVNIIMKVFADITIGTLIFYIFGFGLMYGKDAGGLVGTSGFMLGGDLSNLHFTISVDTFWLFQAAFTIAVISIVSGAVAERINFRAYLLYVIFMTGLIYPLGGHWAWGGGWLSQLGLQDFAGSAVIHALGGFSALAAAIVIGPRKGKFNQAGNSTVALPSNLPLASVGAFLLWFGWFGFNAGSTLSATDARIGHIAITTMLSAAAGGGITLIYTLFRYKRSDAPSVINGSLAGLVGITAGCAFVSDGAAILIGAVSGLLMMAATNWLEARRIDDPVGAFPVHAVSGAWGTVAVGLFATDGGLLYGGGWHQLGVQILGLVTLAAWGFATTWCGLKLIGKLVQVRSSEEEEEIGLDISYHGMIAAHRSAEFIELEDHYLAEDDMVSGSNSRR; encoded by the coding sequence ATGAATGTGACGCTGGAGTCCCTTGGCGGTGGAGTAGATACGATTTGGGTTGTATTGAGCGCCGCTATGATTTTGCTGATGGAGGGCGGTTTCGCTCTGCTGGAGGCCGGTTTTGTAAGATATAAAAACAGTGTGAACATTATCATGAAAGTATTCGCCGATATCACTATAGGAACGCTGATTTTTTATATTTTCGGATTTGGGCTGATGTACGGAAAAGATGCCGGCGGGTTGGTAGGCACCAGCGGATTTATGCTTGGCGGTGATCTCTCCAATCTTCATTTCACCATCTCGGTGGATACCTTCTGGCTGTTCCAGGCGGCTTTTACCATTGCTGTTATCTCCATCGTATCAGGGGCGGTTGCTGAACGGATCAACTTCCGCGCTTATCTGCTGTACGTCATATTCATGACCGGCCTGATCTATCCCCTGGGTGGCCACTGGGCCTGGGGCGGCGGCTGGCTTAGCCAATTGGGCCTGCAGGACTTCGCAGGTTCAGCCGTTATTCATGCCCTTGGAGGATTCTCGGCACTGGCGGCAGCAATTGTCATCGGCCCAAGAAAAGGTAAATTCAATCAGGCCGGGAACAGCACCGTTGCCCTTCCGAGCAATCTGCCGCTGGCTTCAGTGGGCGCCTTCCTGCTCTGGTTCGGCTGGTTCGGCTTTAATGCAGGCAGCACCTTAAGTGCTACCGATGCCCGGATCGGACACATTGCGATTACGACCATGCTCTCAGCGGCAGCAGGCGGCGGGATCACACTGATCTACACCTTATTCCGTTACAAGCGTTCAGACGCACCCTCCGTAATTAACGGTTCTCTTGCCGGTCTGGTTGGTATTACTGCCGGCTGCGCCTTTGTCAGTGACGGCGCGGCCATCCTGATTGGCGCCGTCTCCGGTCTGCTCATGATGGCGGCTACCAACTGGCTGGAAGCCCGCCGCATCGATGATCCAGTGGGAGCCTTTCCGGTACATGCCGTATCTGGCGCCTGGGGAACCGTAGCCGTAGGCTTGTTCGCTACCGACGGCGGACTGCTCTATGGTGGAGGCTGGCACCAACTCGGGGTGCAAATCCTTGGGCTTGTCACATTGGCAGCCTGGGGTTTTGCAACTACCTGGTGCGGGCTGAAGCTGATTGGGAAGCTGGTTCAGGTACGGTCCAGCGAGGAAGAGGAAGAAATCGGCCTCGATATCAGCTATCACGGCATGATTGCCGCGCACCGTTCAGCCGAATTTATTGAGCTTGAAGATCACTACCTGGCGGAAGACGACATGGTCTCCGGCAGTAACTCAAGAAGATAA
- a CDS encoding ATP-binding protein, with translation MNTLLREELLYLITFPLIPLTFHYFFSRCFACRIERRSRLVLLYLLYTTCHIGLHHSPLPDILLILLNTGLIILLSLLYAGDLRWKGYSAFFMAALLFLSDTVLPFAFTDIGYLANLILSKLLMLLLVFLVLRIATGDGNGMLAGWYWCLLFLVPLLSIATLLQLSNSLFFRSYPQLFPVVPSLLLAINLLIYVLSDRILHAQAERSRRILLEQQNTYYLNQYHLIRSMQEDSFKFQHDFKHILLGLRVKLSSGEAAATAQELDTLLCRVESPTGNCNTGNLVIDSMINYKMQEAARYGITFTLELNIPPQLALDTTALCVILGNALDNAIEACQGITGPAPERQISIHMHYLNESLFMRIRNPYVQPIQTTPSGGIRSAKSDHRAHGIGLKNIQKTIGERNGLLDISYDHSFFQIEWVLFGIERQPCPG, from the coding sequence TTGAACACTTTGCTGCGCGAGGAACTGCTGTACCTCATCACCTTCCCTCTGATTCCGTTAACCTTTCATTATTTCTTCAGTCGCTGCTTTGCCTGCCGGATAGAACGGAGAAGCAGACTTGTCCTGCTCTACCTCCTATATACCACCTGCCATATAGGCCTGCATCACAGTCCACTGCCGGATATCCTGCTGATCCTCCTGAATACCGGCCTTATCATCCTGTTATCGCTGCTCTATGCCGGAGACCTCAGATGGAAGGGGTACAGTGCGTTTTTCATGGCTGCCCTCCTGTTTCTTAGCGACACAGTGCTCCCTTTCGCCTTTACAGATATAGGGTACCTGGCGAATCTGATCCTCTCCAAGCTGTTGATGCTCCTGCTCGTCTTCCTGGTGCTGCGGATTGCCACAGGGGACGGAAACGGCATGCTGGCCGGCTGGTACTGGTGCCTCCTGTTTCTGGTGCCGCTGCTGAGTATTGCAACGCTGCTGCAGTTGTCCAACAGCCTGTTCTTTCGCAGCTACCCGCAGCTGTTCCCGGTGGTTCCCTCCTTGCTGCTGGCCATCAACCTGCTCATTTATGTACTGAGCGACCGGATTCTGCACGCACAAGCCGAGCGCAGCAGACGGATCCTGCTGGAGCAGCAGAATACCTATTACCTCAATCAGTATCATCTGATCCGGAGCATGCAGGAGGACAGCTTCAAGTTTCAGCATGACTTCAAGCATATCCTGCTTGGCTTGCGCGTGAAACTCAGCTCTGGTGAAGCGGCCGCAACGGCGCAGGAGCTGGACACCCTGCTCTGCCGGGTTGAGTCCCCAACCGGGAACTGCAATACCGGAAACCTGGTCATTGACTCGATGATCAATTACAAAATGCAGGAAGCCGCCCGCTATGGGATTACTTTCACGCTGGAGCTGAATATCCCTCCGCAGCTTGCCCTGGACACTACGGCTCTTTGTGTGATTCTCGGGAATGCCCTCGATAATGCCATAGAAGCCTGCCAGGGGATCACAGGCCCGGCGCCTGAGCGGCAGATTTCCATACATATGCATTATCTGAACGAAAGCCTGTTTATGCGAATCCGGAATCCATACGTTCAGCCCATACAGACCACCCCTTCCGGCGGAATCCGGTCGGCAAAGTCCGATCACAGGGCGCATGGCATCGGACTCAAAAACATCCAGAAAACCATCGGGGAACGGAACGGGCTGCTCGATATTTCATATGACCATAGTTTCTTCCAGATCGAATGGGTGCTGTTTGGCATTGAAAGACAGCCATGTCCCGGGTAA
- a CDS encoding LytR/AlgR family response regulator transcription factor: MSEPMIHIAICDDDPRSAGLVESLILDNRERFSEKIDMSVYFSAERFVEALGQGSIFDIIFMDIEMGGMDGIMAGHVLRADDANDPAQLFYISSYEQYHLQLFDVRPSGFIKKPVGQKSLLDKLIPAVQKAIRIRQQGKQHFLPVQLKGKERLVPLRDIHYLESRIRRISLMTRDGEIQYYGTLGEEARKLPSGYFIRIHQSYIVNFYSVKEISARRIVLITGDELPVSEKNSIPVRKAYMKFRGNLA, translated from the coding sequence GTGAGTGAACCTATGATTCATATCGCCATTTGCGACGATGACCCGCGCTCTGCGGGGCTGGTGGAGAGCCTGATTCTGGATAACCGTGAGCGTTTTTCCGAAAAGATTGATATGTCGGTTTACTTTTCTGCAGAGCGGTTTGTCGAGGCTTTGGGGCAGGGCAGCATATTCGATATTATTTTTATGGACATTGAGATGGGGGGAATGGATGGCATTATGGCGGGGCATGTGCTGCGCGCGGATGATGCCAACGATCCGGCACAGCTCTTTTATATCTCCAGCTATGAGCAGTATCATCTCCAATTGTTCGACGTCCGGCCTTCCGGATTCATCAAGAAGCCTGTCGGTCAGAAGTCCTTGTTGGACAAGCTGATCCCTGCTGTGCAAAAAGCAATACGCATCCGGCAGCAGGGCAAGCAGCATTTTCTGCCGGTACAACTGAAAGGGAAGGAAAGGCTGGTTCCCCTCCGGGACATTCACTATCTGGAGAGCCGTATCCGGCGTATCTCCCTCATGACCAGGGATGGGGAGATCCAGTATTACGGCACACTAGGCGAAGAAGCCCGAAAGCTGCCTTCAGGCTATTTTATCCGCATACACCAGTCTTACATTGTTAACTTTTACAGCGTGAAAGAAATAAGCGCCCGGAGAATCGTGCTCATCACCGGCGACGAGCTTCCGGTCAGTGAGAAGAACAGCATTCCTGTGCGGAAGGCCTACATGAAATTCAGGGGGAATCTCGCTTGA
- a CDS encoding ABC transporter ATP-binding protein translates to MKPAVFEARHVSKQYRSGFALQGLDMKIMEGDIYGFVGENGAGKTTLMKIIGGLVQPTDGRILLFGQQGKKELCAARRRVGFLIDMPALYPHMSAEENLTFYHHVLGIRNPKRIGEALQAVALTDTGNKRTSEYSLGMRQRLGLAVALLGSPQLLVLDEPINGLDPAGIVDMRHILERLAKEEGVTILISSHILGELQLLATRYGFIHKGRLVQEIAAGELLQSAQAMICIAAPNAESTAELLKQRLQIPDISVNTAGELQIPKSSVDLERLMAVLLQEGIPVEGFNLSAPNLEHYYMDLIGGVKR, encoded by the coding sequence TTGAAACCAGCGGTTTTTGAGGCAAGGCATGTAAGCAAGCAATACAGGTCAGGTTTCGCTTTGCAGGGGCTTGATATGAAGATTATGGAGGGGGATATTTACGGGTTCGTCGGTGAAAATGGAGCCGGTAAAACTACGCTGATGAAAATTATTGGCGGGCTTGTACAGCCGACAGACGGCAGGATTCTGCTGTTCGGACAGCAGGGCAAAAAGGAGCTGTGCGCGGCCAGACGGCGGGTAGGTTTTCTGATTGACATGCCGGCTCTGTATCCGCATATGAGCGCTGAAGAGAATCTGACATTTTATCATCATGTTCTTGGCATCAGGAATCCCAAAAGAATCGGTGAAGCGCTGCAGGCAGTTGCTCTAACGGATACTGGTAATAAGAGGACCTCGGAATATTCGCTGGGGATGCGGCAGCGGCTGGGATTGGCGGTTGCTCTTCTGGGCAGTCCGCAGCTGCTTGTACTTGATGAGCCGATTAACGGGCTTGATCCTGCGGGGATTGTGGATATGCGGCATATTCTGGAGCGTCTGGCGAAGGAGGAGGGGGTTACCATACTGATCTCCAGTCATATTCTTGGTGAGCTGCAGCTGCTCGCTACCCGATACGGATTTATTCATAAAGGGAGGCTGGTGCAAGAGATTGCTGCCGGGGAATTGCTGCAATCCGCCCAAGCTATGATCTGTATTGCTGCTCCGAATGCGGAAAGTACCGCCGAACTGCTGAAGCAGAGGCTGCAAATCCCGGACATTTCCGTCAACACCGCTGGAGAGCTGCAGATTCCCAAATCGAGTGTGGATCTGGAGCGGCTGATGGCTGTGCTTTTGCAGGAGGGGATTCCTGTAGAAGGGTTCAATCTGTCCGCGCCAAATCTGGAGCACTATTATATGGATTTGATCGGGGGCGTGAAACGATGA
- a CDS encoding ABC transporter permease — protein MRNFLQAEIYFLRKDAAFKSITVLFALASLGLAVFLGSKGGYALDSPAQPMRIASSFSLFLYLVIPMFACFFITEGFEHGSVQNIIASGLSRAGYFLGKYLLGMLVILWWLLEFYGGFLIVSLSAALITGSPVGHETTIEDLTASVRVFGLNLLYLAAYSAVVMMLGVMIRKAASAIVAAFFFVFGNFLLTGYLQGTSSAFLRLLSDHALMTQIMKFSGMYVEHSKVILLSGTSDYVRAVLIPAIIIIVCLTAALLSLEKRDIHI, from the coding sequence ATGAGAAACTTCCTTCAGGCCGAGATTTATTTTCTGCGGAAAGATGCGGCGTTTAAGAGCATTACCGTGCTGTTCGCGCTCGCCAGCCTTGGACTGGCGGTGTTTCTTGGAAGCAAGGGGGGCTATGCTCTAGACAGTCCTGCTCAGCCCATGCGGATTGCATCGTCCTTTTCCTTGTTCCTCTATCTGGTCATTCCGATGTTCGCATGTTTTTTTATCACAGAGGGGTTCGAGCATGGCTCGGTGCAGAATATAATCGCTTCAGGGTTGAGCAGAGCAGGATATTTTCTGGGGAAATACCTGCTGGGGATGCTGGTGATTCTGTGGTGGCTGCTGGAGTTTTACGGAGGTTTTCTGATCGTGTCTCTGTCTGCGGCGCTGATCACCGGCTCTCCCGTTGGTCATGAGACAACAATTGAAGATCTGACAGCCTCTGTGCGGGTTTTCGGGTTAAACCTCCTGTATCTGGCTGCTTATTCCGCTGTTGTGATGATGCTGGGAGTCATGATCCGCAAGGCGGCTTCCGCCATAGTGGCGGCTTTTTTCTTTGTATTTGGTAATTTTCTGCTTACAGGTTACCTTCAGGGAACGTCTTCGGCGTTTCTGCGGCTGCTGTCCGACCATGCGCTGATGACGCAGATTATGAAATTTTCCGGGATGTACGTGGAGCACTCGAAGGTTATTCTGCTGTCAGGTACAAGTGACTACGTCCGGGCGGTGCTTATTCCGGCTATTATAATCATAGTTTGTCTGACAGCTGCCCTGCTTTCTTTGGAAAAAAGAGATATTCATATATAA
- the msrA gene encoding peptide-methionine (S)-S-oxide reductase MsrA gives MNEKNRTELATFAGGCFWCMVKPFDELPGIVSVVSGYTGGHTENPTYEEVGTETTGHVEAVQITYEPELFPYERLLDIYWQLIDPTDKGGQFMDRGYSYRTAIFVHNEEQRAKAEASKAALQASRRFKDPIVTEILPAAPFYSAEALHQDYYKTHPLDYKLYLKGSGRDEFLEQHWNSPEDQKRLRNQLTRLQYEVTQHKASEPPYENAYWNEFRDGIYVDVISGDPLFSSADKFDSATGWPSFTGPIAGGLIRREADYSGGEVRTALRSRLSGAYLGHLFFDGPEPAKQHYRVNSAALRFIPKEELEANGLGRYVGVGKHMLT, from the coding sequence TTGAACGAAAAGAACAGAACGGAGCTCGCCACCTTTGCGGGCGGCTGCTTTTGGTGTATGGTCAAGCCTTTTGACGAGCTGCCGGGAATTGTCTCTGTGGTATCCGGGTATACGGGCGGCCATACGGAGAATCCGACCTACGAGGAAGTGGGGACGGAAACGACGGGGCATGTGGAGGCTGTGCAGATTACGTATGAGCCTGAGCTGTTCCCGTATGAGCGCCTGCTGGACATTTATTGGCAGTTGATTGATCCGACCGACAAAGGCGGACAATTTATGGACCGGGGGTATTCCTACCGGACGGCAATTTTTGTGCATAATGAAGAACAGCGTGCGAAGGCGGAGGCGTCTAAGGCGGCTCTACAGGCCAGCCGAAGATTTAAGGACCCGATTGTGACGGAGATTCTTCCTGCCGCTCCTTTCTACTCTGCTGAAGCGCTGCATCAGGATTATTATAAAACCCATCCTTTGGATTATAAGCTCTATCTGAAAGGCTCGGGCCGGGACGAATTTCTGGAGCAGCACTGGAACAGCCCTGAGGATCAAAAACGCCTGCGCAACCAGCTTACCCGGCTGCAGTATGAGGTCACGCAGCATAAGGCATCGGAGCCGCCATATGAGAATGCATATTGGAATGAATTCCGTGACGGCATTTATGTCGATGTAATCAGCGGCGATCCGCTGTTCAGCTCGGCGGACAAATTCGACTCCGCTACCGGGTGGCCCAGCTTCACCGGGCCGATAGCCGGGGGACTGATCCGGCGGGAAGCCGACTACAGCGGCGGAGAGGTGCGGACTGCGCTTCGCAGCAGACTGAGCGGAGCCTATCTCGGCCATTTGTTCTTCGATGGGCCGGAGCCGGCGAAGCAGCACTACCGGGTCAATTCCGCCGCGCTGCGGTTCATCCCGAAGGAGGAACTGGAGGCGAACGGGCTGGGGCGGTATGTGGGGGTTGGGAAACATATGTTAACATGA
- a CDS encoding helix-turn-helix transcriptional regulator — protein MAKWDNMLSMLWMLRSGRKLTAAQIADGLEISVRTVYRYIDALCASGVPVVAESGHDGGIRILDSFKEAPLFFNSVELKALVDAFKFAQGAGYPYTEELEGALKKVENGLHEEQRCDLSSQTSGLDVISPARPPSNVLLLRDLEQAARDGRTVRIAYRKANAKQADEREVDPYGLAYDRNDWYAVTFCHRSQAVRTFRVDRIVRLEPTEERFEKPERFSASAYFRNQSEQEREADGPLIVIRIEGEPDTLNAVCGHWHLRHYLTERTDREARFLLDVPTMNKYLTQYLMTFGTAIHIREPLELKRKIREMAYTIAQHYEDDSG, from the coding sequence ATGGCAAAATGGGATAACATGCTGTCCATGCTTTGGATGCTGCGATCCGGGAGGAAGCTCACCGCCGCGCAGATTGCGGACGGTCTGGAGATCAGCGTCCGTACCGTGTACCGGTATATCGATGCATTATGCGCCAGCGGCGTGCCGGTCGTCGCGGAATCAGGCCACGACGGCGGCATCCGCATTCTGGACAGCTTTAAGGAGGCGCCCTTGTTCTTCAACTCTGTAGAGTTGAAAGCGCTTGTGGACGCATTTAAATTTGCGCAAGGTGCTGGCTATCCGTATACGGAGGAACTGGAAGGCGCATTGAAAAAGGTGGAGAACGGGCTGCACGAAGAGCAGCGCTGCGATCTGTCGAGTCAGACAAGCGGCCTGGATGTGATTTCTCCGGCGCGCCCGCCTTCCAACGTTCTGTTGTTACGGGACCTGGAGCAGGCGGCGAGGGACGGGCGAACGGTCCGAATCGCCTATCGCAAAGCAAATGCGAAGCAGGCCGATGAACGTGAAGTCGATCCGTACGGATTGGCTTACGACCGAAACGACTGGTACGCTGTCACGTTCTGCCACCGGTCGCAGGCGGTGCGGACGTTCCGCGTCGACCGCATCGTGCGGCTGGAGCCGACTGAGGAGCGGTTCGAAAAGCCGGAGCGTTTCTCCGCGTCGGCCTATTTCCGCAACCAGTCCGAGCAAGAACGGGAGGCGGATGGACCGCTGATAGTCATCCGCATTGAGGGAGAGCCAGATACGTTGAATGCGGTGTGCGGCCACTGGCACCTGCGCCACTATTTGACGGAACGGACCGATCGGGAGGCGCGGTTCCTGCTCGACGTCCCGACGATGAACAAGTACCTTACGCAGTATCTGATGACGTTCGGCACGGCCATCCACATTCGCGAGCCGCTTGAGCTCAAGCGTAAGATCCGGGAAATGGCGTACACAATCGCACAACATTACGAAGACGATTCCGGCTGA
- a CDS encoding DinB family protein: MMNTGKVDSYMLQHPHQLYEYHVWANDRLFTHLEQLPKEVFHAKVTSVFPSVSQTFGHLYMYEQLYMSVLAEVPNEKIFPRIPDWTEEAQGKTVDEMRRLFSSVAEQFRDLLRRTSDLDKAMTIEHPRYGSLDTHFSEILRHVVNHGTYHRGNVTAMLRQQGHTGVPTDYMFYLVEQRDGQP, encoded by the coding sequence ATGATGAATACAGGAAAGGTGGATTCCTATATGCTTCAACACCCGCATCAATTGTATGAATATCATGTTTGGGCGAATGACCGGTTATTCACTCACCTGGAGCAGCTTCCGAAGGAAGTGTTCCATGCAAAAGTAACGAGCGTGTTCCCGTCCGTGTCGCAAACGTTTGGGCACCTGTACATGTACGAACAGCTCTATATGTCTGTGCTCGCGGAGGTTCCGAACGAGAAAATTTTTCCGAGAATCCCGGACTGGACAGAGGAAGCGCAGGGCAAAACAGTGGACGAGATGCGGCGGCTGTTCTCCAGCGTCGCCGAACAGTTCCGCGATTTGCTGCGGCGTACGTCCGACTTGGACAAGGCGATGACGATTGAGCATCCGAGGTACGGCAGTCTCGATACGCATTTCTCCGAAATTCTGCGGCATGTGGTCAACCACGGAACCTATCACCGGGGCAATGTGACCGCGATGCTGAGGCAGCAAGGGCATACCGGCGTCCCGACCGATTATATGTTCTATTTGGTAGAGCAGCGGGACGGTCAGCCGTAA
- a CDS encoding GNAT family N-acetyltransferase, with translation MSSAFARDPLFLHLFGDSELDNKARSRVTAFVSFMFDKSFLLHEEVWGYFIHERLLGAYVVEKPHAGIRQTMKGVLLLGRLIPLLFQVSGQTLHLLNSYIRVTRAAAPPLLHHYLIMIGVKPEAQGKGVGTALLKHLLETVNTDKQSQGLALDTENKRNIALYQNFGFTLSKDTQVGQIPVYCMFYQK, from the coding sequence ATGAGCAGTGCATTTGCCCGGGATCCCTTATTCCTGCATTTATTCGGCGATTCAGAGCTCGACAACAAAGCAAGAAGCCGCGTGACCGCATTTGTTTCCTTTATGTTTGACAAAAGCTTCTTACTCCATGAAGAGGTGTGGGGTTATTTTATACATGAACGCTTGCTTGGCGCTTATGTCGTTGAGAAGCCGCACGCGGGCATACGTCAGACGATGAAAGGAGTTTTACTGCTGGGGAGGCTGATTCCGTTGTTATTTCAGGTTTCCGGACAAACCTTACATCTTCTAAATTCCTATATAAGAGTCACAAGAGCCGCCGCTCCCCCACTTCTGCATCATTATCTCATCATGATTGGAGTAAAACCGGAAGCGCAGGGTAAGGGAGTCGGAACGGCACTGCTGAAACACCTTCTGGAGACGGTAAATACAGACAAACAATCACAGGGACTCGCCCTGGATACGGAAAATAAAAGAAATATAGCGCTATATCAAAATTTCGGATTTACTTTAAGCAAAGACACCCAAGTCGGCCAGATTCCTGTGTATTGTATGTTTTATCAGAAATAG
- a CDS encoding TetR/AcrR family transcriptional regulator → MNGYERRKQKKMEQIFSVSFKLFSKYGFQKVSVNEIAQEARVSPATIYNYFGTKEQLYGDMLIYWMDNQLEQYEQILESSLSFPEKTKEIMLLEVKNLKIISDEFMKAPSAEQVGLERMMEQYSEEKVMRFFMKFVALGKQEGYIHLEQTDEMMVMYFTMYKNELGRHWTASNEEGTTINMDQWLKLFFYGLGGSAAYPCQ, encoded by the coding sequence ATGAACGGCTACGAACGACGGAAACAGAAGAAAATGGAGCAAATATTTAGCGTCTCATTCAAATTATTTTCTAAATACGGCTTTCAGAAGGTCAGCGTAAATGAGATTGCGCAAGAGGCGAGGGTTTCTCCGGCTACTATTTATAATTATTTTGGGACCAAAGAACAGCTTTATGGCGACATGCTTATATATTGGATGGACAATCAACTGGAGCAGTATGAGCAAATTTTGGAGTCCAGCCTCTCTTTTCCTGAGAAAACCAAGGAAATTATGTTGCTTGAGGTAAAAAACTTAAAAATCATATCGGATGAATTTATGAAGGCTCCGTCCGCAGAGCAGGTTGGATTGGAGCGAATGATGGAGCAGTACAGCGAGGAAAAAGTCATGCGTTTTTTTATGAAATTTGTCGCACTTGGAAAGCAGGAGGGTTATATTCACCTGGAGCAAACAGACGAGATGATGGTCATGTACTTCACGATGTACAAGAACGAGTTGGGCCGGCATTGGACGGCATCGAACGAAGAAGGAACAACGATAAATATGGATCAATGGCTGAAGTTGTTTTTTTATGGTTTAGGCGGGAGCGCCGCTTATCCGTGCCAGTGA